In Candidatus Nealsonbacteria bacterium DGGOD1a, one DNA window encodes the following:
- a CDS encoding trypsin-like peptidase domain-containing protein — MSMYDLNSTENKTMEPTQAVENKPEGKKRSLIIAIIVILALAVGFGLGAFYHGQIEDLIKRFSLPESEQRTALPSDGGNKIIYEPQTTQEDAVIKVVKDYSPAVVSIIITKDVPVYEQYYSAPSNDFDPFGFWGNFQVPQMRQKGTQSREVGAGSGFIVSEDGMAITNKHVVNDSSAEYTAITTDGKKYPAKVLALDPTQDVAVVKITGAEGQKFPAVKLGDSSNLQIGQSVIAIGNALGEFNNTVSVGVISGLQRSITAGGGGTSETLDNLIQTDAAINEGNSGGPLLNLKGEVIGVNTATASGAQNIGFVLPVNVAKRDIDQVKNTGKITYPYLGIYYTAVDSRIQEENKLPVDYGAWITTGDSDGKSKIASVVAGSPAQKAGLKDQDIILEINNEKIAQTNPLAQIIAKYNPGDKVTLKVQRGADQINTDVVLGDRSENQ; from the coding sequence ATGTCAATGTATGATCTTAATTCAACCGAGAATAAAACAATGGAGCCGACGCAGGCGGTTGAAAACAAGCCGGAGGGAAAGAAAAGAAGCTTAATCATCGCGATTATCGTGATCCTCGCGCTGGCTGTCGGTTTTGGCTTGGGCGCGTTTTATCACGGCCAAATAGAAGATTTGATAAAAAGATTTTCATTGCCGGAATCGGAACAAAGAACCGCTTTGCCGTCCGATGGCGGGAATAAGATTATATACGAGCCGCAGACGACCCAGGAGGACGCGGTGATTAAAGTGGTTAAAGATTATTCGCCGGCGGTGGTATCGATCATAATTACCAAGGATGTGCCGGTTTACGAACAATATTATTCGGCGCCGTCAAACGATTTTGATCCGTTCGGATTTTGGGGCAATTTCCAAGTGCCGCAGATGCGCCAGAAAGGCACTCAAAGCCGGGAGGTGGGCGCGGGCTCGGGATTTATCGTGAGCGAAGACGGGATGGCCATAACCAATAAACATGTGGTGAACGATTCGAGCGCCGAATACACCGCGATTACCACCGACGGCAAAAAATATCCGGCCAAGGTTTTGGCGCTTGATCCGACCCAGGATGTGGCGGTGGTTAAAATAACCGGTGCCGAAGGCCAAAAATTTCCCGCGGTAAAATTGGGCGATTCGTCTAATTTGCAGATCGGACAAAGCGTGATCGCCATCGGCAACGCGCTGGGAGAATTCAACAACACGGTTTCGGTGGGAGTGATTTCGGGGTTGCAACGATCCATTACCGCGGGCGGCGGCGGAACCAGCGAAACTTTGGATAACTTGATTCAGACCGACGCGGCGATCAACGAAGGCAATTCCGGCGGCCCGTTATTGAATTTGAAAGGTGAAGTTATCGGCGTTAACACGGCCACGGCCAGCGGCGCCCAGAACATCGGATTTGTTCTTCCCGTGAATGTGGCCAAGCGCGATATCGACCAGGTGAAAAATACGGGCAAGATCACATATCCGTATCTTGGGATTTACTACACAGCCGTCGATAGCCGGATTCAAGAAGAGAATAAGCTGCCGGTGGATTACGGCGCCTGGATTACGACCGGCGATTCCGATGGCAAAAGCAAAATCGCTTCGGTGGTCGCCGGATCGCCCGCGCAGAAAGCCGGGTTGAAAGACCAGGATATAATTCTTGAAATAAACAACGAGAAGATCGCCCAGACCAATCCGCTCGCTCAAATCATTGCAAAATATAATCCGGGTGATAAAGTGACTTTGAAGGTTCAACGGGGCGCCGACCAGATAAACACGGATGTTGTATTGGGCGACCGGAGCGAAAACCAGTGA
- a CDS encoding lamin tail domain-containing protein: MIFYVEKKYIVIVGLLAAGLLAGGLIWARQGIGFAALGADMSRVFGAGGQWVEIKPRIANSTGTLETGSDKTKTVKAAKPVIQWCEVSGKPAPEKEIIINEVAWMGTAQSYSDEWMELKNVSGRDLDISGWQLQNKNRKIKISFGEGEILPVGGLYLLERTDDESVVGITADKIYSGGLGNSNEALYLFDADCRLRDSVLAAAKWPAGDNAVKKTMARLPSLFWKTSAVPGGTPGVEN, from the coding sequence ATGATTTTTTATGTTGAGAAGAAATATATTGTTATTGTCGGATTATTGGCCGCCGGATTATTGGCGGGCGGCTTGATTTGGGCGCGGCAGGGGATTGGTTTTGCGGCGCTGGGAGCGGATATGAGCCGGGTTTTCGGCGCGGGCGGCCAATGGGTCGAAATTAAGCCGCGGATCGCGAATTCAACCGGTACATTGGAAACGGGATCGGATAAAACCAAGACCGTTAAGGCGGCAAAGCCGGTGATTCAATGGTGCGAAGTTTCCGGAAAACCGGCGCCGGAAAAAGAGATTATCATCAATGAAGTGGCGTGGATGGGAACCGCGCAAAGTTACAGCGACGAATGGATGGAATTGAAAAATGTTTCCGGCCGGGATTTGGATATTTCCGGCTGGCAATTGCAGAATAAAAACCGGAAAATAAAAATTTCGTTCGGCGAAGGTGAAATTTTACCGGTCGGAGGTTTGTATTTATTGGAAAGAACCGATGACGAATCGGTTGTTGGAATTACCGCGGATAAAATCTATTCCGGCGGTCTGGGGAACTCGAATGAAGCGCTGTATCTTTTTGACGCGGATTGCCGGTTGCGCGATTCGGTTCTTGCCGCAGCCAAATGGCCGGCGGGGGATAACGCGGTCAAAAAAACCATGGCGCGCCTGCCGAGTTTATTCTGGAAAACGAGCGCGGTTCCGGGCGGAACTCCCGGAGTTGAAAACTGA
- a CDS encoding AAA family ATPase has product MNSAANFTHKAQEAILYAQDLAREKNQQQIDALHLLVSLLSQDKSLILNLLERLAVDAENMKRRAVSGLVKLPVIASPQAFGQFYLTQDMAKVLDKAREEANKMGDEFISVEHLFLALLSTQTKAKEILDKAEFIHSDGGFATPETGELDYEAVLKELMKVRGGQRITDPEPESKYQVIEKYTRNLTTLARQGKLDPVIGRENEIRRLMQVLSRRTKNNPVLIGEAGVGKTAIIEGLAQRIVSGAAPESLRDKEIISLDLGALIAGTKYRGEFEDRVKALLREMDRAAGRYIFFIDELHTLVGAGAADGTIDASNLLKPALARGELKAIGATTLKEFQKYIEKDPALERRFQPVFVAEPSVEDAKLILLGLKEKYELHHGVKIDEKGLEACVDLAARYISDRFLPDKAVDLMDEAMSSLRLDIESEPTEVEKMRKELQHLRVEYEAIKNDRDENTFRRLKAINRELADLDEKSKSLEAKWHSEKETISKIKVLKKQLEDYRFEIEREESHANLQRVAELKYGQIPQLIKELKGAEKKLARFQKDRPILKEKVTEEDVAKVVSRWTGIPVMRLMEEEARKLQNLEDILKRRVIGQEAAITAISNAIRRARAGISEENRPLGSFMFLGPTGVGKTETAKALAEFLFNDENALIRMDMSEYMEKHTVSRIVGSPPGYVGYEEGGQLTEKIRRRPYSVVLLDEIEKAHPEVFNILLQILEDGRLTDAKGRTASFKNAILIMTSNIGSDIIAREASLGFSMQSAEDITKEKTHDKVMAVLKEAFRPEFLNRVDEIVIFNYLGKEEITKIVDLELQKVDKRLHSKNIRMTITAAAKEMLAQRGFDSNLGARPLRRVIQKLVLDALALKIVSGTVKDGDNVLVDAQNNEIVVNSPVRNIKTRKAAKVEA; this is encoded by the coding sequence ATGAATTCAGCGGCTAATTTTACCCACAAGGCTCAAGAGGCGATCCTATACGCGCAGGATTTGGCGCGCGAAAAAAACCAGCAGCAGATCGATGCTTTGCATTTGCTGGTGTCTCTGTTGTCGCAGGACAAAAGTTTGATTCTCAATTTATTGGAGCGTTTGGCGGTCGACGCCGAGAATATGAAGCGCCGGGCGGTTTCGGGTTTGGTCAAATTGCCCGTAATCGCCAGCCCGCAGGCGTTCGGCCAGTTTTATCTGACGCAGGATATGGCCAAAGTTTTGGACAAAGCCCGCGAGGAGGCCAACAAAATGGGCGATGAATTCATTTCGGTGGAGCATCTTTTTCTGGCGCTTTTGAGCACGCAAACCAAGGCCAAGGAAATTCTGGACAAAGCCGAATTCATTCATTCCGACGGGGGTTTCGCGACGCCGGAAACCGGCGAATTGGATTATGAGGCTGTTCTTAAAGAATTGATGAAGGTTCGCGGCGGCCAGCGCATTACCGATCCGGAACCGGAATCGAAATATCAGGTTATTGAAAAATACACGCGCAATTTAACCACATTGGCGCGGCAGGGCAAGCTGGACCCGGTGATCGGCCGCGAAAACGAGATTCGGCGCTTGATGCAAGTGTTGAGCCGCCGCACCAAAAACAATCCGGTGCTCATCGGCGAAGCGGGCGTTGGCAAAACGGCCATTATCGAGGGTTTGGCCCAGCGCATCGTTTCGGGCGCGGCGCCCGAAAGCCTGCGCGACAAAGAAATCATTTCGCTTGATTTGGGCGCGTTGATTGCGGGCACGAAATACCGCGGGGAGTTTGAAGACCGCGTCAAGGCGCTGTTGCGCGAAATGGATCGCGCCGCGGGCCGCTATATTTTCTTTATTGATGAATTGCACACGCTGGTGGGCGCGGGCGCGGCCGATGGCACGATTGACGCGTCGAATTTGTTGAAGCCGGCGCTGGCGCGCGGGGAATTGAAAGCCATTGGCGCCACGACTTTGAAAGAATTTCAAAAATATATCGAAAAAGATCCGGCTTTGGAACGCCGGTTCCAGCCGGTGTTCGTGGCCGAGCCGTCGGTCGAGGATGCCAAATTGATTCTGCTTGGCTTGAAGGAAAAATACGAATTGCACCACGGCGTGAAGATCGACGAAAAAGGCCTGGAAGCGTGCGTCGATTTGGCCGCGCGTTACATTTCCGACCGGTTTTTGCCGGACAAGGCGGTCGATCTGATGGACGAAGCGATGAGCTCTCTGCGTTTGGATATTGAATCCGAACCCACGGAAGTGGAAAAAATGCGCAAAGAACTCCAGCATTTGCGGGTGGAATACGAAGCGATTAAAAACGATCGCGATGAAAATACTTTTCGGCGATTGAAAGCGATTAACCGCGAATTGGCCGATCTTGACGAGAAGTCAAAATCATTGGAAGCCAAGTGGCATTCGGAAAAGGAAACCATCAGCAAAATCAAAGTTTTGAAAAAACAATTGGAAGATTATCGGTTTGAAATCGAGCGGGAGGAGTCTCACGCCAATTTGCAGCGCGTGGCGGAGTTGAAATACGGCCAGATTCCCCAGTTGATAAAGGAATTGAAAGGCGCCGAAAAAAAATTGGCGCGGTTTCAGAAAGATCGGCCGATTCTCAAAGAAAAGGTGACCGAGGAAGATGTGGCCAAGGTGGTTTCCCGCTGGACCGGGATTCCGGTGATGCGCTTGATGGAGGAAGAAGCGCGCAAATTGCAAAATTTGGAGGATATTTTAAAACGCCGGGTGATCGGCCAGGAGGCCGCGATTACGGCGATTTCCAATGCCATTCGCCGGGCGCGCGCCGGAATTTCGGAAGAAAACCGGCCGTTGGGTTCGTTTATGTTTTTGGGGCCGACGGGCGTGGGCAAGACCGAAACCGCCAAGGCTTTGGCCGAATTTCTGTTCAACGACGAGAATGCTTTGATTCGGATGGATATGTCCGAGTACATGGAAAAGCACACGGTTTCCCGGATTGTCGGTTCGCCGCCGGGCTATGTCGGTTACGAAGAAGGCGGACAGTTGACCGAAAAGATCCGGCGCCGGCCTTATTCGGTGGTTCTTTTGGATGAAATCGAAAAAGCTCATCCGGAAGTGTTCAATATCTTGTTGCAGATATTGGAAGACGGCCGCTTGACCGATGCCAAGGGCCGCACGGCGTCATTCAAAAACGCGATTCTGATTATGACCTCCAATATCGGGTCGGATATCATCGCCCGGGAAGCGTCGCTGGGATTTTCGATGCAATCCGCCGAAGACATCACCAAGGAAAAAACTCACGATAAGGTGATGGCGGTTTTAAAGGAGGCTTTCCGCCCGGAATTTTTAAATCGGGTCGATGAGATCGTGATTTTCAATTATCTTGGCAAAGAGGAAATAACCAAAATCGTTGATTTGGAATTGCAAAAAGTCGACAAGCGCTTGCATTCAAAGAACATCCGTATGACAATAACCGCCGCGGCCAAAGAAATGCTGGCCCAGCGCGGGTTTGATTCCAATTTGGGCGCCCGGCCGTTGCGCCGCGTGATTCAGAAGCTGGTTTTGGACGCGCTGGCGTTGAAAATCGTTTCCGGAACGGTTAAAGACGGCGATAATGTTTTGGTGGACGCCCAAAACAACGAGATTGTCGTAAACTCGCCGGTCAGGAACATCAAAACGCGCAAGGCGGCGAAAGTGGAGGCGTAG
- a CDS encoding transposase, with product MPNSKREFIVGEVYHTFNRGVEKRIVFMDDSDYYRFIFSLYECNDRNFVRMAQRIQDRRKKSLTRSHLASLQGATLSNHKRELLVDIIAFVLMPNHYHLILRPLVNDGVSLFMKKLSNSYTGYFNDRYERKGMGALFQGRFKAVHAGDNNQFIHLAEYVFSNPVELVDADWKTEGVKDLKAAIEFLNNYKWSSYLDSIGIKNFPSVTARDFLLKVFAKSDDIGKGMRTVKEFTESWIKNKGSLPR from the coding sequence ATGCCAAATTCAAAACGGGAATTTATTGTCGGCGAAGTTTACCATACCTTTAACCGCGGCGTAGAGAAAAGAATTGTTTTTATGGATGACTCCGATTATTACCGTTTTATTTTTTCTCTTTATGAATGCAATGACCGCAATTTTGTGAGAATGGCCCAAAGGATTCAAGATCGCCGGAAAAAAAGTTTGACAAGGTCGCACCTTGCAAGCTTGCAAGGTGCGACCTTGTCAAACCATAAAAGGGAACTGCTGGTTGACATTATTGCGTTTGTTTTGATGCCGAATCATTATCATTTGATTTTACGGCCGCTTGTCAACGATGGAGTGTCTCTTTTTATGAAAAAGTTAAGCAACAGTTATACGGGTTATTTTAATGACAGATACGAAAGAAAAGGGATGGGTGCGTTGTTCCAAGGCAGGTTCAAAGCGGTCCATGCCGGCGACAACAATCAATTCATTCATTTGGCGGAATATGTATTTTCAAATCCGGTTGAACTTGTCGACGCGGATTGGAAGACGGAGGGAGTTAAGGACTTGAAGGCCGCGATTGAATTTTTAAATAATTACAAATGGTCGAGTTATTTGGACAGTATCGGAATTAAAAATTTTCCATCGGTTACGGCAAGAGATTTTCTATTGAAAGTTTTTGCCAAATCCGATGATATTGGAAAAGGAATGAGAACGGTTAAGGAATTTACCGAGAGCTGGATCAAGAACAAGGGGTCATTACCGCGGTAA
- a CDS encoding peptidoglycan-binding protein: MNSKKLIAGMIALAIAGTTVASNAQAATAEELAAQIAALQSQLSGLMGQLGGTSSGTTASGVVNTNVAACTGITFSNNLTLGSTGNDVKCLQALLNSDTNTRVAATGVGSAGFETTYFGGLTKTAVVAFQNKYAAEVLTPVGLTAGTGFVGASTRAKLNAMLAGTVGTTGGTTGTTGTTGGLPAGCTSTTGYSVTTGESCATVSNLPAGCTSTTGYSPTTGESCATGSSTGSGVTQTGTEGAITVSLNPSPADGVKAYEGDSKVAVMGLKVKATGSDVDVQRVTLRFNSQPYSYFTNVYLYDGDTEIATSALNSTTVSKVSASDYQITLAGFTSKVVVPVNTSKVLTVKVDVLPGISSGLFVTTAGSKQNIIIGTPSATSVRAVDQAGLNQYGGLANAAAWTTGNYRTFSVNASQTGSATLTVSLNANSPKKRNVVADSNGDIVGAQLMSFDVKATKDDMLIETVTDIMFASTTGTNQIPDTVYLVDDSGTVIGTATPGSTSGNATFSDLNYTVPKDTTKTLSIKVDDQLTVTSPTATEDGYTYIVTVTGTSISGSKTNGAAFTGTGTATSNAAYVYGEGPVFTLASITTDNTQGSYSGASSTLTATFNIQVAAVTGDVYITASTTDPFIVETVMSGTHYRLTDVNFVQPSGTVAVGTTYKIAAGTSANFAVTANTTNSSVTRGGPGTYDIRIKGIAWGHTSAAPVSASSSYMNGESTWISPAVYLQ, from the coding sequence ATGAATAGCAAGAAATTAATCGCGGGCATGATTGCCTTGGCGATCGCGGGAACGACTGTCGCGTCCAACGCGCAGGCGGCCACCGCGGAAGAATTGGCGGCCCAGATTGCCGCTCTTCAATCCCAATTGTCGGGTTTGATGGGCCAATTGGGCGGCACCTCGTCAGGAACGACTGCCAGCGGCGTAGTGAACACGAATGTCGCCGCTTGCACGGGTATCACTTTTTCGAATAATTTGACTCTTGGTTCCACCGGGAACGATGTCAAATGTTTGCAAGCCTTGTTGAATTCCGATACTAACACCAGAGTCGCGGCGACAGGTGTTGGTTCGGCGGGATTTGAAACCACTTATTTTGGCGGTTTGACCAAAACCGCGGTGGTTGCGTTCCAGAACAAATATGCCGCGGAAGTTTTGACCCCGGTCGGTTTGACCGCGGGAACCGGATTCGTCGGTGCGTCGACTCGCGCGAAATTGAACGCGATGTTGGCGGGTACCGTCGGAACAACCGGAGGAACAACCGGAACAACCGGAACAACCGGTGGCTTGCCGGCTGGTTGCACTTCGACCACCGGTTACAGCGTGACCACCGGCGAATCTTGCGCGACCGTCAGCAATTTGCCGGCTGGTTGCACTTCGACCACCGGTTATAGCCCCACGACCGGCGAATCTTGCGCGACAGGATCAAGCACTGGTTCTGGCGTGACCCAGACCGGCACGGAAGGCGCGATCACGGTTTCGCTCAATCCGAGCCCGGCCGATGGCGTGAAGGCGTATGAAGGCGACAGCAAAGTCGCGGTGATGGGTTTGAAAGTCAAGGCTACCGGTTCGGATGTTGATGTCCAGCGCGTTACCTTGAGATTCAATTCTCAACCTTATTCATACTTTACCAATGTGTATTTGTATGATGGGGACACCGAAATTGCGACCAGCGCTTTGAATTCCACCACGGTTTCCAAAGTGTCGGCCAGCGACTATCAGATCACTCTTGCCGGATTTACCAGCAAAGTGGTTGTGCCGGTGAATACCAGCAAAGTGTTGACCGTCAAAGTTGATGTTTTGCCTGGCATTTCGAGCGGTTTGTTTGTAACGACCGCGGGAAGCAAGCAGAACATTATTATCGGCACTCCTTCGGCGACGAGCGTGCGCGCGGTTGACCAGGCCGGTTTGAATCAATACGGCGGTTTAGCCAACGCGGCGGCTTGGACGACAGGCAATTACCGGACTTTCAGCGTCAATGCTTCGCAAACCGGAAGCGCCACGCTGACCGTGAGCTTGAACGCCAATTCGCCGAAAAAACGCAATGTCGTTGCTGATTCCAACGGAGATATCGTTGGCGCGCAATTGATGTCATTCGATGTGAAAGCGACCAAGGATGATATGTTGATTGAAACGGTTACCGACATCATGTTCGCGAGCACAACCGGAACAAATCAGATTCCTGATACGGTTTACTTGGTTGATGACAGCGGTACCGTTATTGGAACGGCAACTCCTGGTTCCACGAGTGGAAACGCCACTTTCTCTGATTTGAACTACACGGTTCCCAAAGATACCACCAAAACTTTGTCGATCAAAGTTGACGATCAGTTGACGGTTACATCTCCGACCGCGACTGAAGATGGATACACATATATTGTTACCGTGACCGGTACCAGTATCTCTGGTTCCAAAACGAACGGTGCCGCCTTTACCGGCACTGGTACCGCGACGAGCAATGCGGCGTATGTCTATGGCGAGGGCCCGGTGTTTACTTTGGCCAGCATCACCACAGACAACACGCAGGGTTCGTACTCGGGTGCCAGCTCAACTCTGACTGCGACCTTCAATATCCAGGTTGCGGCCGTAACGGGTGATGTGTATATTACTGCCAGCACCACTGATCCTTTCATCGTTGAGACTGTTATGAGTGGTACTCATTATCGTCTGACTGATGTTAATTTTGTCCAACCGTCCGGCACTGTTGCCGTGGGCACAACCTATAAGATTGCGGCGGGAACGTCGGCAAACTTTGCGGTGACTGCCAATACCACCAACTCATCTGTTACTCGTGGCGGTCCGGGTACATACGACATAAGGATTAAGGGTATTGCGTGGGGCCACACTTCAGCTGCTCCTGTTAGTGCTTCCTCGTCTTACATGAACGGAGAATCCACTTGGATCAGCCCGGCGGTGTACCTTCAATAG
- a CDS encoding beta-galactosidase, translated as MRKKIVLWLVIISLALAIGFLYMYKAAMAKNITWGAAFSQKHAKDMGLDWEEAYLALLDDLKVKNLKIAAHWDLIEPQDGVYDFSDLDWQMEQAKLHNAKVMLAIGMKTPRWPECHVPEWAKNIGKERQQEKILAMLEALVLHYRGNSAVDSWQVENEPLFQFGDCPWIDKDFLKKEAALARSLDEQKRRVVISDSGEGSWWFNAAMIGDTVAVTMYRRVYFHEIKTYITYPIPPAFYWVKSKIIGLVFKKRVICGELQAEPWAANQLYDGGDSDAKTMDIKQFKNNIEFAKNTGFDTFYLWGSEWWYWMKEKRDQPQFWEEAKKLWE; from the coding sequence ATGCGAAAGAAAATTGTTTTATGGCTGGTAATAATTTCATTAGCCTTGGCGATCGGGTTTTTGTATATGTATAAAGCGGCTATGGCAAAAAACATTACTTGGGGGGCGGCGTTTTCGCAAAAACATGCCAAGGATATGGGGTTGGACTGGGAAGAGGCCTATTTGGCGCTGTTGGATGATTTGAAAGTCAAGAATTTAAAGATCGCGGCGCACTGGGATTTGATCGAGCCGCAGGATGGCGTTTATGATTTTTCCGATCTTGATTGGCAGATGGAACAGGCAAAGCTCCATAACGCCAAAGTTATGCTGGCCATCGGCATGAAAACGCCGCGCTGGCCCGAATGCCATGTGCCCGAATGGGCCAAGAACATCGGCAAGGAACGGCAACAGGAAAAGATATTGGCGATGCTGGAAGCGCTGGTGTTGCATTATCGCGGTAATTCCGCGGTGGATTCTTGGCAGGTTGAAAACGAACCGCTGTTTCAATTCGGCGATTGTCCGTGGATCGACAAAGATTTTTTAAAAAAAGAAGCGGCGCTGGCGCGGTCTCTTGACGAGCAAAAGCGTCGTGTTGTAATATCGGATAGCGGGGAGGGTTCGTGGTGGTTCAACGCCGCCATGATCGGTGATACCGTTGCGGTAACCATGTACCGCCGGGTGTATTTTCATGAAATAAAAACCTATATTACCTATCCGATCCCGCCGGCGTTTTATTGGGTGAAATCCAAAATTATCGGTTTGGTTTTTAAAAAGCGAGTTATTTGCGGCGAATTGCAGGCCGAACCGTGGGCGGCCAATCAGCTTTACGATGGCGGCGACAGCGATGCCAAGACCATGGACATCAAACAATTCAAAAACAATATCGAATTCGCCAAAAACACCGGCTTTGACACATTCTATTTATGGGGGTCGGAGTGGTGGTATTGGATGAAGGAAAAGCGCGATCAACCGCAATTTTGGGAAGAAGCGAAGAAACTTTGGGAATAG
- a CDS encoding DUF5667 domain-containing protein, with protein sequence MNGEKELINQIRTLREIKPDADWAVLSKARILGQEAIGHKQSLLSLASNFVFQYRAAFAGLLIAGLAGGTVAASQSALPGQPLYALKKATEKGMAIATGQDKNPAANLLLAAKRLEEIDVISQKNLLKNLPAAFYEYKTAKAAAKKEVASMVKQNPANAGAIVKEAGLAMKDIDEKERQVYGVLGLEQNSTSTGDVSEAASDQEIVGSLIDYFRKGTVLSEEQANDLAQVKKLYDESNYGQAIDYYLNSSLNK encoded by the coding sequence ATGAACGGCGAAAAAGAATTGATCAATCAAATAAGAACTTTAAGGGAGATCAAACCCGATGCGGACTGGGCGGTTTTGAGCAAGGCGCGGATTCTAGGACAGGAAGCGATAGGACATAAACAGTCGCTTCTTTCATTGGCGTCAAATTTCGTTTTTCAATATCGCGCGGCGTTTGCCGGGTTATTGATCGCGGGATTGGCGGGCGGAACCGTGGCGGCATCGCAAAGCGCGTTGCCGGGCCAGCCGCTGTACGCGTTAAAAAAGGCCACCGAAAAGGGAATGGCGATTGCCACCGGCCAGGACAAAAATCCGGCGGCCAATTTGTTGCTCGCGGCCAAACGGCTTGAGGAGATTGATGTGATCTCGCAAAAGAATTTATTAAAGAATTTGCCGGCGGCGTTCTATGAATACAAAACCGCCAAGGCCGCGGCAAAGAAAGAAGTGGCGTCAATGGTCAAGCAAAATCCGGCCAACGCGGGCGCGATCGTGAAAGAAGCCGGTTTGGCGATGAAAGATATTGACGAAAAAGAGAGACAGGTTTACGGGGTGCTGGGATTGGAACAGAATTCCACCAGTACCGGCGATGTTTCCGAGGCCGCGTCCGATCAGGAGATTGTTGGCTCGCTGATTGATTATTTCAGGAAAGGCACGGTGTTGTCCGAAGAACAGGCCAATGATCTGGCGCAAGTTAAGAAACTTTATGACGAAAGCAATTACGGCCAGGCAATTGACTACTATCTTAACAGTTCGTTGAATAAGTAA
- a CDS encoding DeoR family transcriptional regulator: MDKNTLTTLAKDVYRLTVLFPAREPLRYKMREIADDIIAKFVMENNGYLDDLKRLLEVMDDYFQIAVSQDWVSPAKINELKNDYARIVPALDEIEMSRQEARNVLGGEKSQNGESKAAAADFESVAAGRMDARIICPLPKSVELRQSAAPMIVPESVLSATDNPANEPQTGVTAKGETVEVVSVSKAARGIKSPSEEENESDDDDDEDDRGGLTSGQIARQNRIAEFLKENGSAQVWEILKIFPAISKRTIRRDFRSMLKQGLIERTGERNTTAYKLKINIS; the protein is encoded by the coding sequence ATGGACAAAAATACTCTTACGACACTTGCCAAAGATGTTTACCGGTTGACCGTTCTTTTTCCCGCGCGCGAGCCGCTGCGCTATAAGATGCGGGAGATCGCCGATGATATCATCGCCAAATTTGTTATGGAAAATAACGGTTATTTGGATGATTTGAAGCGGCTTTTGGAGGTGATGGACGATTATTTCCAGATTGCGGTTTCGCAGGATTGGGTTTCGCCGGCAAAGATTAACGAGCTGAAAAACGATTACGCGCGAATCGTTCCGGCCTTGGATGAAATTGAAATGTCGCGTCAAGAAGCGAGAAATGTCTTGGGAGGAGAAAAATCGCAAAACGGCGAATCAAAAGCCGCGGCCGCGGATTTCGAGTCGGTGGCCGCGGGAAGAATGGACGCCCGAATAATTTGTCCTTTGCCGAAGAGCGTGGAGCTTCGGCAGTCGGCGGCGCCGATGATTGTACCCGAATCGGTTTTGTCGGCAACGGATAATCCCGCAAACGAACCGCAAACCGGCGTTACGGCAAAAGGGGAAACGGTTGAAGTCGTTTCGGTTTCAAAGGCGGCAAGGGGAATCAAAAGTCCGTCCGAGGAAGAAAACGAGAGCGATGACGATGACGATGAAGACGACAGGGGCGGATTAACCAGCGGCCAGATCGCGCGCCAGAATCGGATTGCCGAATTTTTGAAGGAAAACGGCAGCGCGCAGGTTTGGGAAATTCTCAAAATTTTCCCGGCCATCAGCAAGAGAACCATCCGCCGCGATTTCCGTTCAATGTTAAAACAGGGGTTGATCGAAAGAACAGGCGAACGCAACACTACGGCCTATAAATTAAAGATCAACATTTCATAA
- a CDS encoding RNA polymerase sigma factor — protein MDKIQGKFSRIYDDHVEKIYRFVFLRVNSKEIAQDLTSETFAKGWESYKTNPNEIKNPRAFLYKIAKNLVIDHYRAKAKIQTVSPELVESQLADTKVDLEQRAVLASDMETVRKAMVDLNEDYQNAIIWRYLEDMPIKEVSHLLDRSEEATRVLLHRAMKELRTKLS, from the coding sequence ATGGATAAAATTCAGGGAAAATTCAGCCGGATATATGACGACCATGTGGAAAAAATCTACCGGTTTGTCTTTTTGCGCGTGAATTCAAAGGAAATCGCGCAGGATTTGACTTCGGAAACTTTCGCCAAAGGATGGGAGAGTTATAAAACAAATCCGAATGAAATTAAAAACCCGCGGGCTTTTCTGTACAAAATCGCCAAAAATTTGGTGATCGACCATTACCGCGCCAAAGCCAAGATTCAAACGGTTTCGCCGGAGCTGGTCGAGAGCCAGCTGGCTGATACCAAGGTTGATCTGGAACAGCGAGCGGTTCTGGCTTCGGATATGGAAACCGTGCGCAAAGCCATGGTGGATTTGAACGAAGATTACCAAAACGCCATCATCTGGCGTTACCTTGAAGATATGCCGATCAAGGAGGTGTCCCACCTTCTGGATCGCTCTGAAGAAGCCACCCGGGTTTTGCTCCATCGGGCAATGAAAGAACTGCGAACTAAATTGTCTTAA